A stretch of Methanococcus voltae DNA encodes these proteins:
- a CDS encoding ATP-dependent DNA ligase — translation MLFKDYCEIIEKIEKTTKRLEKTDYFVELIKKLDSEKKNLEKSKNVDNPAEILNILCKISIGRVFAEYENKELGIGYNLLVEAFKSVGISEKDIYAKVKETGDLGQSVELLKSEVKQITLFQTKLTIKEVYSSLKKLSSIEGTSSQKKKIRTISNLLISANALETRYLARLILEDMRIGMNISTILGAFSIYFGIPKPELEKTYAVSNDIGKIGERLLSYDGNYYENFKKDSELHLKLFRPIKPMLAQLTPSISDAIIEMGIPQFETKYDGARVQIHKNGDNVKIYSRRLEDITNSIPEIVEEVKKIDCNQFIVEGECVAIDENGKPRPFQDILRRFRRKYDIEKMTSEIKLRVFLFDVIYKDGESISDSLQVRRQKLESMLNIENNFNIDENGEIIVSPINDVINLSTKLITNDVKKAQKFFDWCLSIGHEGVMIKNQDATYTAGSRVKTMYKFKPTLDNLDVVITRAKFGMGKRKDWYGSYEIAVRGNGESEDNNLYVIGHVGSGLTEENLEELTKKINEIKEADLGDEVIVEPKIVFEVSYEEIQASEKYEIGYALRFPRVINIRYDKNIDDINTVEDVKRIYEIQKNRKNKND, via the coding sequence TTGTTATTTAAAGATTACTGTGAAATTATAGAAAAAATAGAAAAAACCACAAAGCGATTGGAAAAAACGGATTACTTTGTTGAATTAATTAAAAAACTTGATTCTGAAAAGAAAAATTTAGAAAAGTCTAAAAACGTTGATAATCCTGCAGAAATACTTAATATTTTGTGCAAAATATCAATAGGTAGAGTATTCGCAGAATATGAAAATAAAGAGCTTGGTATAGGGTATAATCTATTGGTTGAAGCGTTTAAATCTGTTGGAATTTCTGAAAAAGATATTTACGCCAAAGTTAAAGAAACTGGAGATTTGGGACAATCTGTAGAACTTTTAAAATCAGAAGTTAAACAAATTACTTTGTTTCAAACTAAATTAACCATTAAAGAAGTATATTCATCTCTTAAAAAATTATCCTCAATCGAAGGTACGAGTTCTCAGAAAAAAAAGATTAGAACAATCTCCAATTTATTAATATCTGCGAATGCACTTGAAACTCGATATCTTGCAAGACTTATTTTGGAAGATATGCGGATAGGTATGAATATTTCTACAATACTTGGTGCTTTTTCCATTTATTTTGGAATACCAAAACCCGAATTAGAGAAAACTTACGCAGTTAGTAATGATATAGGCAAAATAGGGGAAAGATTACTCTCTTATGATGGAAATTACTATGAAAACTTTAAAAAAGATAGCGAATTGCACCTTAAACTATTTAGACCGATAAAACCGATGTTAGCTCAGTTAACGCCATCAATTAGCGATGCAATTATCGAAATGGGTATCCCCCAATTTGAAACCAAATACGATGGTGCGAGAGTTCAAATCCATAAAAACGGAGATAACGTTAAGATATATAGTAGGAGACTCGAAGACATTACAAATTCTATTCCTGAAATTGTTGAAGAAGTTAAAAAAATTGACTGTAATCAGTTTATTGTTGAGGGCGAATGTGTTGCAATAGACGAAAACGGGAAACCTCGACCTTTCCAAGATATTCTTAGGAGATTTAGACGTAAATATGATATTGAAAAGATGACTTCAGAAATAAAACTTAGAGTGTTTTTATTTGACGTTATTTATAAAGATGGGGAAAGTATCAGTGATTCATTGCAAGTTCGCCGTCAAAAACTTGAGAGTATGTTAAATATAGAAAATAATTTTAATATTGATGAAAATGGGGAAATTATTGTATCCCCCATTAATGACGTTATAAATTTATCGACTAAATTAATTACAAATGACGTAAAAAAAGCACAAAAATTCTTCGATTGGTGTTTAAGTATCGGTCATGAAGGCGTAATGATTAAAAACCAAGATGCTACATATACTGCAGGTAGTCGGGTAAAAACTATGTATAAGTTTAAACCGACCCTTGATAACTTAGACGTCGTAATTACTCGTGCTAAATTTGGTATGGGCAAACGTAAAGATTGGTATGGTTCTTATGAGATTGCAGTTCGAGGTAATGGGGAATCTGAAGATAATAATCTATATGTAATCGGTCATGTTGGTAGTGGATTAACTGAGGAAAACTTGGAAGAACTTACTAAAAAAATAAACGAGATTAAAGAAGCTGATTTGGGCGATGAGGTAATCGTTGAACCTAAAATCGTATTTGAAGTATCTTATGAAGAAATACAAGCTTCAGAAAAATATGAAATTGGCTATGCTTTACGATTTCCACGTGTGATTAATATACGATACGATAAAAATATCGACGATATTAACACTGTTGAAGACGTAAAAAGGATATATGAAATTCAAAAAAATAGAAAAAATAAAAATGATTAA